In a genomic window of Helianthus annuus cultivar XRQ/B chromosome 10, HanXRQr2.0-SUNRISE, whole genome shotgun sequence:
- the LOC110881071 gene encoding equilibrative nucleotide transporter 8, which translates to MSATVAALLTLMCWSTSSRIKLPPVRTSMNIGQGFFISALMVAPVTNWIVHGKQTRLVSNIAFVVLVSMVMISGLANGLKQAQQKQYSTPSLFASHEQSNRLKVHPGSVRLGYSPSSTTVGATGELPGRYMLAVFAGNATAGLVVSILRIVTKASLPYTQQGLRTSTQIYFVISALIILLCIICTNVLHKLPIIRYYRNLNREHNNNSHMSTSSNFLHVVKKIRWLVTAVFETYVVSLSIFPGYLSENVRSDYFKDWYPIILITTFNVGDFLGKCLTAIYVPNGSKGTVWCCLGSVLFYPLFLGCKHGPRWMHSEVPVVVLTLMLGVSNGYLTSVLMILAPKSVPIEEAEVVGIAMETSLVIGLVVGSAFGWLWNFEH; encoded by the exons ATGTCGGCCACTGTAGCAGCGCTTTTGACGCTCATGTGTTGGTCCACATCCAGCCGGATTAAGCTTCCGCCGGTTCGGACAAGTATGAATATTGGTCAAGGTTTCTTTATTTCTGCACTGATGGTTGCTCCTGTGACCAATTGGATTGTTCATGGGAAGCAAACTAGATTGGTGTCGAATATTGCTTTTGTTGTGCTTGTTTCTATGGTGATGATTAGTGGGTTAGCTAATGGACTG AAACAAGCACAACAAAAGCAATATTCGACACCATCCCTGTTTGCTTCCCATGAACAATCCAATCGGTTAAAGGTGCACCCtggttcggttcggctcggctaCAGCCctag ttccACCACTGTTGGGGCTACCGGAGAACTTCCCGGACGGTACATGCTGGCTGTTTTCGCCGGAAATGCGACTGCTG GTTTGGTGGTTTCGATATTAAGAATTGTAACAAAGGCGTCACTTCCGTACACACAACAAGGTCTCCGAACAAGCACACAAATCTACTTCGTGATCAGTGCACTCATCATACTGTTATGCATCATCTGCACCAACGTTTTACACAAATTACCTATTATTCGGTACTACCGGAACCTGAACCGGGAACACAATAATAACAGCCATATGTCAACCTCGTCGAATTTCTTGCATGTTGTGAAGAAGATCCGGTGGCTGGTAACCGCAGTGTTTGAAACCTACGTGGTTTCCTTGTCGATTTTCCCAGGTTATTTGAGCGAAAACGTTAGATCTGACTACTTTAAGGATTGGTATCCTATAATCCTGATTACAACTTTTAATGTTGGTGATTTTTTGGGCAAGTGTTTGACCGCGATTTATGTGCCAAATGGGAGTAAGGGGACCGTGTGGTGTTGTCTGGGTAGCGTACTGTTTTATCCACTTTTTTTGGGGTGTAAACATGGACCCAGATGGATGCATAGTGAGGTTCCAGTTGTTGTTTTGACCTTGATGCTTGGTGTGAGCAATGGGTACCTCACCAGTGTGCTGATGATCCTGGCACCAAAGTCGGTTCCAATCGAGGAAGCAGAGGTGGTTGGGATCGCTATGGAGACGAGTTTGGTTATTGGATTAGTGGTGGGTTCGGCTTTTGGTTGGCTGTGGAACTTTGAGCACTGA